A single genomic interval of Mucilaginibacter robiniae harbors:
- a CDS encoding cytochrome b N-terminal domain-containing protein, which yields MKTLKKIWHWIDDRSGFTEIFGPLLGHLVPPGAKWSYVFGSATLFCLVLQVITGVALSLLYQPSSAEAYQSLQFITHQAAFGNILRGMHYFGASFMIIMVTVHMIRVYLTAAYKFPREMAWISGVLLFFLTIAMGFTGQLLRWDSNGVWSSVVAAEQLGRLPFIGKWAARLLLGGDTIGGHSLSRFFSYHVFIIPAIIFLFVGYHLMLVIRNGISEPPEAGRLVDPKTYRQWYQDMLKSKGVPFWPYAAWRDVLFGAGTIIAIIGFAYFVGPPELTTPPDPAHLNTTPAPDWYMLSIFSLFALMPARIESYMIIIGPTLTIIILLALPFVSNKGERHPIRRPWAVFGSACVVIFVFALFLLGEKSPWSPRFKSKPLTAVNIHSTNPEVMAGGALFYKKGCLYCHRINDQGGYRGPNLTQVGLRLSYGDLTIRIVNGGGNMPAYGGILSKKELTDILAFLQSRK from the coding sequence ATGAAAACCCTGAAAAAAATATGGCACTGGATTGATGACCGCAGTGGTTTTACCGAGATATTCGGGCCGCTGCTGGGTCATCTGGTACCGCCGGGTGCTAAGTGGAGTTATGTGTTCGGCAGCGCCACATTATTCTGCTTGGTGTTACAGGTCATAACCGGAGTAGCACTGTCCTTACTCTACCAGCCATCTTCTGCGGAAGCGTACCAGTCGTTGCAATTCATTACCCACCAGGCGGCGTTCGGCAACATCCTGCGGGGTATGCACTATTTCGGCGCTTCATTTATGATCATTATGGTAACTGTTCACATGATCAGGGTTTACCTCACCGCTGCTTACAAGTTTCCACGGGAAATGGCCTGGATCAGCGGTGTACTGTTGTTCTTCCTCACGATAGCCATGGGCTTCACCGGTCAGCTGCTACGCTGGGATTCAAACGGGGTTTGGTCATCGGTTGTAGCCGCAGAACAATTGGGACGATTGCCTTTTATCGGCAAGTGGGCGGCACGTTTACTGTTGGGCGGCGATACCATTGGCGGGCATAGCCTGAGCCGTTTTTTTTCCTACCATGTATTTATTATACCGGCTATTATATTCCTGTTTGTGGGCTATCACCTGATGCTGGTCATCCGCAATGGCATCTCAGAACCGCCTGAAGCCGGACGGCTAGTAGACCCCAAAACCTACCGGCAATGGTACCAGGATATGCTGAAAAGTAAAGGCGTACCTTTCTGGCCTTATGCGGCCTGGCGCGATGTCTTGTTTGGAGCCGGCACCATTATTGCCATCATTGGTTTCGCCTATTTTGTCGGGCCGCCGGAATTGACCACACCGCCCGACCCCGCGCACCTGAACACTACGCCTGCGCCCGACTGGTACATGCTTTCTATCTTTTCCCTGTTTGCGCTCATGCCGGCCAGGATTGAATCGTACATGATCATCATCGGGCCTACGCTGACAATAATTATTCTGCTGGCCCTGCCTTTTGTTTCCAACAAGGGCGAACGTCACCCGATCAGGCGGCCATGGGCCGTATTTGGTTCGGCTTGCGTGGTCATATTCGTATTTGCACTGTTCCTGCTGGGCGAAAAATCACCGTGGTCGCCCCGGTTTAAATCCAAGCCATTAACTGCCGTTAATATTCATTCCACTAACCCCGAAGTAATGGCCGGGGGAGCGTTATTTTATAAAAAGGGTTGCCTGTACTGCCACCGGATAAATGATCAAGGCGGATATAGAGGCCCTAACCTCACGCAGGTCGGCTTACGATTATCCTATGGTGATTTAACCATCCGTATTGTAAATGGCGGCGGCAATATGCCGGCTTACGGGGGTATATTAAGCAAAAAAGAGTTAACGGACATTCTCGCTTTCTTACAAAGCAGAAAGTGA
- a CDS encoding SDR family NAD(P)-dependent oxidoreductase: MRFSNKVCLVTGGGSGIGKATCLRMAVEGGTVIVIDREEKSGIKTVDEITKKDGQAMFIRVDVGVTDEIEQCVKTVVEKYKKIDVLVNDAAMMTFQKIVDLSIADWDQVIDVNLRSVFAFCKYCLPYMKKGAVVNVSSVHAFQTEQTVLPYAASKGGIEAFTRGLSREYTHEQARFNCVAPGAVDTPMLWSNPEVKDGDEKITGQVGEPEDLAAAICFMASDEARFVNGTTLVVDGGRLAIL; the protein is encoded by the coding sequence ATGAGATTCAGCAACAAAGTTTGCCTGGTGACCGGCGGCGGTTCAGGCATTGGCAAGGCAACCTGCCTGCGAATGGCGGTAGAAGGCGGTACTGTCATCGTGATTGACCGGGAAGAAAAATCAGGCATAAAAACGGTGGATGAAATCACCAAAAAAGACGGCCAAGCCATGTTCATCCGGGTAGATGTGGGCGTAACGGATGAAATTGAACAGTGTGTCAAGACGGTTGTGGAGAAGTATAAAAAGATAGATGTGCTGGTGAATGATGCCGCCATGATGACGTTTCAAAAAATCGTAGATCTTTCGATAGCTGATTGGGACCAAGTGATTGACGTGAACCTCCGCTCGGTATTTGCCTTCTGCAAATACTGCCTACCGTATATGAAAAAGGGGGCGGTGGTTAATGTAAGCTCGGTACATGCCTTCCAGACCGAGCAAACCGTTCTGCCCTATGCTGCCAGTAAAGGCGGTATTGAAGCCTTTACGAGGGGATTAAGCCGTGAATACACACATGAACAAGCCCGTTTCAATTGTGTAGCGCCCGGTGCGGTGGATACCCCAATGCTGTGGTCAAACCCGGAGGTAAAGGATGGTGATGAAAAAATAACCGGGCAAGTTGGCGAGCCCGAAGATTTGGCCGCCGCCATTTGTTTCATGGCCTCGGATGAGGCCCGGTTCGTCAACGGCACTACGCTCGTTGTAGACGGCGGACGTTTAGCTATTCTATAA
- a CDS encoding family 1 glycosylhydrolase, protein MHNKFIFATGIENSYPTIWSEGKKIRIDEMEKTGHYGHWKEDFGLVKDLGIEFLRYGPPYYTAHTGPGTYDWAIADKTLQELKDLGIRPILDLCHFGVPDWVGDFQNADWPQHFAEYARAFAQRFPEQLFYTPVNEIYVCAMFSGQYGWWNECLKTEKGFVTALKNLCRANVLAMQAIAEVQPDATFIQSESSEYFHAEDPDCRAKADFLNEKRFLALDLSYGHPVSVDMYLYLLDNGMTHEEYQWFMDNNVTKAKCIMGNDYYATNEHLVHADGSTSASGEIFGYYIITRQYYERYRLPVMHTETNISEPGSVSWLKKEWANIYRFKQDGFPILGFTWFSLLDQVDWDSALRNNAGKVNPLGLYDLNRKLRPVGEAYKKLIELWRPVLEKENFGLQKYL, encoded by the coding sequence ATGCACAACAAATTTATATTCGCCACCGGCATTGAAAACAGCTATCCTACCATTTGGAGTGAAGGTAAGAAGATACGTATCGATGAGATGGAGAAAACCGGTCATTACGGCCACTGGAAAGAAGATTTCGGCCTGGTCAAGGATTTAGGTATCGAGTTCCTGCGGTATGGGCCGCCCTATTACACGGCGCATACCGGCCCCGGCACTTATGATTGGGCAATAGCCGACAAAACGTTGCAGGAACTGAAGGACTTAGGTATTAGGCCAATACTGGATCTGTGCCATTTTGGTGTGCCTGACTGGGTAGGTGATTTTCAAAATGCCGACTGGCCGCAGCACTTTGCGGAATATGCCCGCGCTTTTGCACAGCGTTTCCCGGAGCAGCTATTTTACACCCCTGTCAACGAGATTTATGTGTGTGCGATGTTTTCCGGGCAGTATGGCTGGTGGAATGAATGCCTGAAAACGGAGAAAGGGTTCGTTACCGCACTTAAAAACCTATGTAGAGCCAACGTTTTGGCGATGCAGGCCATTGCAGAAGTGCAGCCAGATGCGACCTTTATTCAAAGTGAGTCATCCGAATACTTTCATGCCGAAGACCCTGACTGCCGGGCCAAAGCAGATTTTCTAAATGAGAAGCGGTTCCTGGCACTTGATCTGTCGTACGGGCACCCGGTGAGCGTGGACATGTACCTGTATCTGCTGGACAACGGCATGACCCATGAAGAATACCAGTGGTTCATGGATAACAATGTTACAAAGGCCAAGTGTATTATGGGTAACGATTATTATGCCACCAATGAGCACCTGGTCCATGCCGATGGCAGCACCTCCGCTTCCGGCGAAATATTCGGTTATTATATCATCACCCGGCAATACTATGAGCGTTACCGCCTGCCGGTAATGCATACCGAAACGAACATCAGTGAACCTGGATCCGTCAGCTGGCTGAAAAAGGAATGGGCCAATATCTACCGGTTTAAGCAGGACGGCTTTCCGATACTGGGTTTCACCTGGTTTAGCCTGCTCGATCAGGTGGACTGGGATTCGGCATTACGCAACAACGCCGGCAAGGTTAATCCTTTGGGCCTTTATGACCTGAACCGGAAACTACGTCCGGTGGGCGAAGCTTATAAAAAGCTGATTGAATTGTGGCGGCCGGTACTGGAGAAGGAAAATTTTGGTTTGCAGAAATACCTGTAG
- a CDS encoding bacteriorhodopsin, protein MHFSDSFLPTANSVGISSMVAYFFMIFAAYAFLGGFIFAWLGKSSVAPEHRTSRYFTAIIAAVAGISYMLIAHFYHEMLSELSRLTDPAKREELLRTSYNAIGQLRYIDWSVTTPLLLLKTVGMLKIKPSQAKTAIFWLLFADLFMVITGYIGEQQIGADGHILVGDKLIWGAISTVGYIIIPVVLWNLWKRFKDTVQPEERTAFKWLALSTVTTWGVYPLGYILTTVDGFNLNYIHISFSIFDVINKVGAGAVVYLAAKSVLEKKVADDAVAEVHLVD, encoded by the coding sequence ATGCATTTTTCTGACTCTTTTCTGCCCACGGCCAACAGCGTTGGCATTTCATCGATGGTGGCCTATTTTTTTATGATTTTTGCAGCTTATGCCTTTCTGGGCGGGTTCATCTTTGCCTGGCTGGGTAAGTCCAGCGTAGCACCCGAGCACCGTACCTCACGGTACTTTACGGCGATCATTGCCGCGGTAGCCGGGATATCTTATATGCTGATAGCGCATTTTTACCACGAAATGCTCAGTGAGTTATCCCGCCTTACCGACCCGGCCAAACGGGAAGAGCTATTAAGGACATCTTACAACGCCATCGGTCAGCTACGATATATTGACTGGTCCGTAACCACGCCGTTGCTATTGCTTAAAACAGTAGGTATGCTAAAGATCAAGCCCAGCCAGGCCAAAACGGCGATATTCTGGCTATTGTTCGCTGATTTATTTATGGTAATTACCGGCTACATCGGCGAACAGCAGATCGGCGCTGACGGGCATATCCTGGTAGGTGATAAGCTCATCTGGGGTGCCATATCCACTGTGGGTTACATCATCATTCCAGTTGTGCTATGGAACCTGTGGAAACGCTTTAAAGACACCGTGCAACCCGAAGAACGTACCGCGTTTAAATGGCTGGCCCTTTCCACCGTTACCACCTGGGGTGTTTACCCGTTAGGTTATATCCTGACCACAGTGGATGGTTTCAATCTGAACTACATTCATATCTCCTTCAGTATATTTGATGTAATCAATAAGGTAGGCGCCGGTGCGGTGGTTTATCTGGCGGCTAAAAGCGTACTGGAAAAAAAGGTGGCGGATGACGCGGTAGCAGAGGTGCATTTGGTCGATTAA
- a CDS encoding S41 family peptidase produces the protein MKIVVPAFLIMFYNLLCQAQTLTRSQAIADIDEYNKVLREVHYNPFLYIDAEAYDRKVDSLKQTLDDTISIKSMLLKVSQLTSALNDGHTMPAVVQPQFKADFRKPIYFPLTVGDSRNGKLYIIDSYTPAQIPSGAILLTVNGLNMMKFYNDVLTYVGGLLPYRKQLALGLLSNYLYDAGVTAPFNVTYSVDGKKYTTTIKEGVILKESLAVAFPQFRGIDYSFRLIDGKVGYLNLITMGDDYKRYGRFFDSCFTTMKKANITTLTIDLRQNTGGNALIAHLLISYFNTKPYALSGGRYWKVSQRYKNYLVSRGDTGNSYLRQVNGTIFDQRQCGPQSPMFTGNKLLFGGKIYLITGPQTYSSATQLADAIKQYHMATVIGQPTGENTNDFGELYRFELPNSKIQMQVTTTFDLGADCNAKKNQPVMPDHLIQVRQKSPSGSKDAVLEYIMKHVN, from the coding sequence ATGAAAATCGTTGTACCTGCATTTTTGATCATGTTTTATAACCTTCTCTGCCAAGCGCAGACACTTACACGAAGCCAGGCAATAGCGGATATAGATGAGTACAATAAGGTGCTTCGGGAAGTACACTACAATCCTTTTTTATACATAGATGCTGAGGCTTATGATCGTAAGGTGGACAGCCTGAAGCAGACGCTTGATGATACGATAAGTATAAAATCGATGTTACTAAAAGTTTCTCAGCTAACTTCAGCCTTAAATGATGGCCACACGATGCCTGCCGTTGTTCAGCCGCAGTTCAAGGCTGACTTCCGTAAACCGATCTATTTTCCCTTAACTGTTGGAGATAGCCGGAATGGAAAGCTCTATATTATTGATTCATACACACCGGCACAGATTCCATCTGGAGCAATACTGCTCACCGTTAACGGTTTAAATATGATGAAATTTTACAACGATGTACTGACTTACGTTGGCGGATTGCTGCCTTACAGGAAACAACTGGCTCTAGGTCTGCTGAGCAATTATTTATATGATGCTGGTGTTACTGCACCCTTCAATGTTACTTATTCAGTCGATGGAAAGAAATATACCACCACGATTAAGGAAGGTGTAATCTTAAAAGAAAGTTTAGCTGTTGCCTTTCCACAATTTAGAGGAATTGATTACAGCTTCAGGTTAATTGACGGCAAAGTGGGCTATCTGAACCTAATTACGATGGGAGATGACTACAAAAGGTACGGACGTTTCTTTGACTCTTGTTTTACCACGATGAAGAAGGCCAACATCACTACCTTAACTATTGACCTGCGCCAGAATACCGGAGGAAATGCTTTGATAGCACATCTGCTCATTAGCTACTTCAATACTAAGCCCTATGCACTTTCTGGTGGCAGATACTGGAAAGTAAGCCAGCGCTATAAGAACTACCTTGTCAGTCGTGGCGATACAGGGAATTCTTACCTCAGGCAGGTTAACGGAACTATATTTGACCAGAGACAGTGCGGCCCTCAATCCCCAATGTTCACGGGCAACAAGCTATTGTTTGGTGGAAAAATCTATTTGATTACAGGTCCACAAACCTATTCAAGTGCCACGCAATTGGCTGATGCCATAAAGCAGTACCACATGGCTACTGTTATTGGGCAACCAACAGGTGAAAACACCAACGACTTTGGCGAACTGTATAGGTTTGAATTGCCTAACAGCAAGATACAAATGCAGGTAACTACTACATTTGATTTAGGGGCGGACTGCAACGCCAAAAAAAATCAACCAGTAATGCCAGACCATCTGATTCAAGTACGACAAAAGTCACCGTCCGGCAGTAAAGATGCTGTGCTTGAATATATAATGAAGCATGTTAATTAA
- a CDS encoding Arm DNA-binding domain-containing protein → MIEKSFGYFFFLKQTKNKCDDVRFIYLKITVNGKSNEISTKRKCEPSKWDARSGRVNGSNVATKELNRFLNVFAMQVYQAKRWLMENKKEVSAQALKEVMTGNYGKPRIIS, encoded by the coding sequence ATGATAGAAAAAAGTTTCGGTTATTTTTTCTTCTTGAAACAAACCAAAAACAAATGTGATGATGTCAGATTTATCTACTTGAAGATCACAGTTAATGGTAAATCAAACGAGATTTCAACTAAGCGAAAATGTGAACCGTCAAAATGGGACGCACGTTCAGGAAGGGTAAATGGTAGCAACGTGGCGACAAAAGAACTTAACCGTTTTCTTAATGTATTTGCCATGCAAGTGTATCAAGCCAAAAGATGGCTAATGGAAAACAAAAAAGAAGTGTCTGCTCAGGCCCTAAAAGAAGTAATGACGGGTAATTACGGAAAACCGAGAATAATCTCCTAA
- a CDS encoding site-specific integrase: MLEKSFGLFFYLKQAKNQKNEKRYVYLRITVNGSHRELSIKRQWITDQWDSSLGRATGESEDVKKLNSYLELISCKVYQAKIKLIENSKPITAEGIKEVLLGADEKKHFIMAAFLEHNVQMQALVGLEVAAGTLTRYKTAYSHVGNFIKWKYKKNDIDVGDLNYEFITQFLFWLKSKKKCNHNTAIKYVGNFKKIVLECLRMGWLKKDPFIRFKTKRQEVIPVALTKGEILAISNKRFKIERIIHVRDIFLFCCYTGLAYIDVYNLKDSDITIGIDGEKWIITTRQKTNSFTRLPLLPPALKILAKYEKHPKCMSNGTVLPVLTNQKMNSYLKEIADTCGIKKNLTFHTARHTFATTVTLTNGVPIETVSKMLGHKSLKQTQHYAKIVDVKISEDMKQLKKRLELI; this comes from the coding sequence ATGTTAGAAAAAAGCTTCGGCTTGTTTTTTTATTTAAAGCAAGCAAAAAATCAAAAGAATGAAAAACGATATGTTTATCTCCGTATCACTGTAAATGGAAGCCATCGCGAACTGTCCATCAAAAGGCAATGGATAACTGATCAATGGGACTCATCATTAGGTAGGGCAACCGGTGAAAGCGAAGATGTAAAAAAACTGAATTCATATTTAGAACTTATATCCTGTAAGGTCTATCAGGCAAAAATAAAACTCATTGAAAACAGTAAACCTATAACCGCAGAAGGCATTAAAGAAGTGCTTTTAGGAGCAGATGAAAAGAAACATTTCATTATGGCCGCATTCCTTGAACACAATGTCCAGATGCAAGCTTTAGTAGGTCTAGAAGTTGCTGCTGGTACACTAACCCGTTATAAAACCGCATACTCCCATGTAGGTAACTTTATCAAGTGGAAATATAAGAAGAATGATATAGACGTTGGTGATTTGAATTATGAATTTATTACTCAGTTCTTATTCTGGCTAAAAAGCAAAAAGAAATGCAATCATAATACGGCTATAAAATATGTGGGCAACTTTAAGAAGATTGTCCTGGAGTGCCTGAGAATGGGGTGGTTAAAAAAGGACCCATTCATACGCTTCAAAACTAAACGACAGGAAGTAATTCCAGTTGCTTTAACAAAAGGAGAAATACTTGCAATTTCTAACAAGCGATTTAAAATAGAACGAATTATTCATGTACGTGATATATTTCTTTTTTGCTGTTATACAGGGCTAGCTTATATTGATGTTTATAATTTAAAAGACTCAGATATAACCATTGGAATAGATGGTGAAAAATGGATCATCACAACCAGGCAAAAGACAAATTCATTTACAAGACTTCCTTTGCTTCCACCGGCGCTAAAAATTCTTGCCAAATACGAAAAGCATCCCAAATGTATGAGTAATGGTACTGTCCTACCTGTATTGACCAACCAAAAAATGAATTCTTATTTAAAGGAAATCGCGGACACTTGCGGTATAAAGAAAAATTTAACGTTTCATACTGCCAGGCATACTTTTGCCACTACAGTCACACTAACTAACGGGGTACCAATAGAAACGGTTTCAAAAATGCTTGGTCACAAATCACTAAAGCAAACACAGCACTATGCCAAAATTGTTGATGTAAAAATCAGTGAAGATATGAAGCAATTAAAAAAGCGATTGGAATTAATTTGA
- a CDS encoding ImmA/IrrE family metallo-endopeptidase, with protein sequence MPSKSVLARGFMAEAERISEACRKDLGISKFDPLDAFKLAEHLQVDVFTVDEIFGDQTDHPDYSRMTDPDKFSAMWTPNVHGEKIIIHNDRHSRFRQQSNLMHELAHIIRKHTVPLESAILCAQYGLHYFNPVHEQEAKYLSGCLQITRAGLQWGLKHLSTIESISDHFCASVDMVKYRIGITGVSKQYRFR encoded by the coding sequence TGTCCTGGCGCGCGGTTTTATGGCAGAGGCTGAACGGATATCCGAAGCCTGCCGGAAAGACCTTGGCATTTCCAAATTCGATCCGCTGGACGCCTTTAAGCTCGCCGAACACCTCCAGGTGGACGTTTTTACCGTCGACGAAATCTTTGGCGATCAAACAGATCATCCGGACTACAGCCGGATGACAGATCCCGATAAATTTTCGGCGATGTGGACGCCAAATGTTCACGGCGAAAAGATCATCATCCATAACGACCGCCATTCCCGCTTCCGCCAGCAAAGCAATCTCATGCACGAGTTGGCCCATATAATCCGTAAACATACCGTCCCGCTGGAATCTGCCATACTATGCGCACAATATGGGTTGCATTATTTTAACCCCGTCCACGAACAGGAGGCCAAATACTTAAGTGGCTGTCTGCAGATCACCCGCGCAGGTTTGCAATGGGGACTCAAACACCTCTCCACCATAGAAAGTATTTCAGACCACTTTTGCGCCAGCGTCGATATGGTCAAATACCGCATAGGTATTACCGGTGTGTCCAAACAGTATAGATTTAGATAA